From one Sardina pilchardus chromosome 6, fSarPil1.1, whole genome shotgun sequence genomic stretch:
- the pnp4b gene encoding purine nucleoside phosphorylase 4b, translated as MHTEGNMHSKDNSCCCSFENCKLTTDWLLSRIRHRPKIAVVCGSGLSLLADDVTNKQTFRYEDIPNFPISTVPGHEGRLVFGHVNDKACVFMQGRVHLYEGYSLCKVTFPVRIFKLMGVETIIVTNASGGLCEDFKVGDIMLIKDHINLPGFAGQHPLCGPNDERFGIRFPCMSDAYSKELRKLAMSVSSDLGYSNFMREGVYCMVSGPNFETIAEARMLHVLGSDSVGMSTVPEVTVAKHCGLRALGISLITNKVSLDYSREEKANHEEVLEIGRMRAEMLQKLIRNLITRYDQLDGNQMETLNGH; from the exons ATGCATACAGAGGGGAACATGCACAGTAAAGATAATTCATG CTGCTGCTCGTTTGAGAACTGCAAGCTGACGACGGACTGGCTGCTGAGCAGGATACGACACCGGCCCAAGATCGCCGTGGTGTGCGGCTCGGGACTCAGCCTCCTGGCCGACGATGtcaccaacaaacaaactttCCGTTACGAGGACATCCCCAACTTTCCCATCAGCACAG TTCCCGGTCATGAGGGACGTCTGGTCTTTGGCCATGTGAACGATAAGGCCTGTGTCTTCATGCAGGGCCGAGTTCATCTTTACGAGGGCTACTCATTGTGTAAG gTCACGTTCCCGGTACGGATCTTCAAGCTGATGGGAGTGGAGACCATCATTGTGACAAATGCCTCAGGAGGCCTGTGTGAAGACTTCAAAGTGGGAGACATTATGCTCATTAAGGACCACATTAACTTACCCGGCTTTGCTGGACAGCACCCGCTGTGTGGTCCAAATGATGAACG GTTTGGGATTCGGTTCCCGTGTATGTCGGACGCCTACAGCAAAGAGCTGCGGAAGCTGGCCATGTCGGTGAGCAGTGACCTGGGCTACTCCAACTTCATGCGGGAGGGGGTCTACTGCATGGTGAGCGGGCCCAACTTTGAGACCATCGCAGAGGCTCGCATGCTGCACGTCCTGGGAAGTGACTCAGTCG GCATGAGCACGGTTCCTGAGGTGACGGTGGCCAAACACTGTGGCCTGCGAGCGCTGGGCATCTCGCTCATCACCAACAAGGTGTCGCTGGACTACAGCCGCGAGGAGAAGGCCAACCACGAGGAGGTCCTGGAGATCGGGCGCATGCGGGCCGAGATGCTGCAGAAGCTGATCCGGAACCTCATCACCCGCTACGACCAGCTCGACGGCAACCAGATGGAGACGCTCAACGGCCACTAG